Proteins co-encoded in one Halodesulfovibrio marinisediminis DSM 17456 genomic window:
- a CDS encoding (Fe-S)-binding protein: MTHENTKNTHPEANAPAQKEREAKCILCGKCASVCPVFLTTQREELTPKAKQRTIVALKENKQKLNLTDCNKLAEMCLSCGKCAQTCPQGLNFPRQLANMRAAHSGWRQWVWKRWVNQGNVLWPMLSTLSKAAPDSKGKNEATRFVQSIQAMQSPKDIPEYVTVARYDKELAKEQRVLLFSGCTASRVQKNWKRKSESILKNLGYQLLQTKGLTCCGLTLDHAGIPDAAHKSRMQNLRAWRVAERPLIVTFCATCYLGLAEYANDDSLDWAEGEKEAWKKALRPLSTLWGDSLFTVDAPAHLLIRYHQPCHWHGKDADYAWLKEVLYEEISAPDTASCCGMGGIAQLGNRKLTRTVANRCWENLLQKPPKKEDYIPCYSKPVGTCLCDLYDNDEEEEGQDLCGGVECSYLVITGCSGCTLQLRGTAPVRNGEKIKVGHWLDIIEP, translated from the coding sequence ATGACACACGAGAATACTAAAAATACCCATCCTGAAGCCAACGCCCCTGCCCAAAAAGAGCGTGAAGCAAAATGCATCCTCTGCGGAAAATGTGCTTCTGTATGCCCTGTGTTCCTTACTACACAGCGAGAAGAGCTTACACCAAAAGCCAAGCAACGCACCATTGTCGCTCTAAAAGAGAACAAGCAGAAGCTTAATCTCACAGATTGCAACAAGCTTGCAGAAATGTGCCTATCCTGCGGAAAATGTGCTCAAACCTGCCCGCAAGGGCTCAACTTCCCTCGCCAGCTTGCGAACATGCGCGCCGCTCACTCCGGATGGCGCCAGTGGGTCTGGAAGCGTTGGGTAAATCAAGGCAACGTGCTCTGGCCTATGCTTTCCACCCTGAGTAAAGCTGCTCCGGACTCCAAAGGCAAAAACGAGGCCACCCGCTTCGTTCAGTCTATTCAGGCAATGCAGTCTCCAAAAGATATTCCTGAGTACGTTACTGTTGCCCGATACGACAAAGAACTTGCCAAAGAACAGCGTGTACTCCTGTTCTCTGGCTGCACCGCTAGTCGTGTACAAAAGAACTGGAAACGCAAAAGTGAATCCATTCTGAAAAATCTTGGCTACCAGCTTCTTCAAACAAAAGGCCTTACCTGCTGCGGTCTCACACTCGACCACGCCGGTATTCCGGATGCAGCGCACAAAAGCCGTATGCAGAACCTTCGAGCATGGCGTGTAGCAGAACGTCCTCTCATCGTAACCTTCTGCGCAACCTGCTATCTTGGACTTGCTGAATATGCCAACGATGACTCATTGGACTGGGCTGAAGGCGAAAAAGAAGCATGGAAAAAAGCACTACGTCCTCTTTCCACGTTATGGGGTGATTCTCTATTTACTGTTGATGCCCCTGCCCATCTTCTCATCAGATACCACCAACCATGTCATTGGCATGGCAAAGATGCAGACTATGCATGGCTGAAAGAAGTTCTCTACGAGGAAATCAGTGCGCCAGATACTGCATCATGCTGTGGTATGGGCGGCATTGCCCAGCTTGGCAACCGCAAACTTACCCGTACCGTTGCCAACCGTTGCTGGGAAAACTTATTGCAGAAGCCACCTAAAAAGGAAGACTACATTCCGTGCTACAGCAAGCCAGTGGGCACCTGCCTGTGTGACCTCTACGACAATGACGAAGAGGAAGAAGGGCAGGACTTGTGCGGCGGAGTTGAATGCTCCTATCTTGTTATTACCGGTTGCAGTGGTTGTACTCTTCAGCTTCGTGGCACAGCACCAGTACGCAACGGCGAAAAAATAAAGGTTGGACACTGGCTCGATATTATCGAACCATAA